From a single Sphingosinicellaceae bacterium genomic region:
- a CDS encoding LysR family transcriptional regulator has protein sequence MDRDLGDLSAFVAVAKARGFRDAARTNGTSASTLSEAVRRLETRLGLRLLHRTTRSVTPTEAGARLLERLTPALGEVDAALNALRGLREGSAGTLRLNVPVSAARLVLPAILPGFLAAHPGISLEIVAEDSFVDVLAAGCDAGIRYDERLEQDMIAVPIGPRVQRIATAAAPAYLDRHGRPDHPRDLLAHACLLGRFPSGALTTPWEFERAGEIVRIEPRGPLIVQVGGAIDLAVDAAVAGVGIVSLFEDWLRPHLDSGALEPVLPDWWQPFSGPFLYYSDRRLVPPPLRAFIDFIKATA, from the coding sequence ATGGATCGTGATCTTGGAGACCTGAGCGCGTTCGTCGCCGTGGCGAAGGCGCGCGGCTTTCGCGACGCGGCACGAACGAATGGGACCAGCGCCTCCACGTTGAGCGAAGCCGTGCGGCGTCTGGAGACGCGGCTCGGTCTGCGCCTGCTCCACCGCACCACGCGCAGTGTCACCCCGACCGAAGCTGGCGCGCGGCTATTAGAGCGGCTGACCCCGGCACTCGGGGAGGTGGACGCGGCGCTCAATGCCCTTCGCGGCCTCCGGGAAGGCTCGGCGGGAACGCTCCGCCTCAACGTGCCCGTCAGCGCAGCACGTCTGGTGCTGCCGGCGATCCTGCCGGGCTTCCTCGCCGCTCATCCCGGCATCAGCCTGGAGATCGTCGCCGAGGACAGCTTCGTCGATGTGCTCGCCGCAGGATGCGACGCCGGCATCCGCTACGACGAACGGCTGGAGCAGGACATGATCGCGGTGCCGATCGGCCCGCGCGTCCAGCGGATCGCCACGGCTGCCGCGCCCGCGTATCTCGATCGCCACGGCCGCCCTGACCATCCGCGTGATCTGCTCGCGCACGCCTGCCTGCTCGGACGTTTCCCGAGCGGCGCTTTGACGACGCCGTGGGAGTTCGAGCGTGCCGGCGAGATCGTCCGTATCGAGCCGCGTGGTCCGCTCATCGTGCAGGTCGGCGGCGCGATCGATCTCGCCGTCGATGCCGCCGTCGCCGGGGTCGGGATCGTCTCGCTTTTCGAGGATTGGCTGCGCCCACATCTCGACAGCGGCGCATTGGAACCAGTGCTGCCGGATTGGTGGCAGCCATTCTCAGGCCCATTCCTCTATTACTCCGACCGCCGGCTGGTGCCGCCCCCACTGCGCGCGTTCATCGATTTCATAAAGGCGACTGCCTGA
- a CDS encoding cytochrome b: MRGDVTRSDKYTRPAIVLHWLIALLIGINVALGLLADSLPENWIRPAIDGHKSIGLTVLGLVALRILWRVTHAPPPLPHYAGWEKTASHLAHFALYVVIVGLPLTGWMHDSAFKAAAEHPLTLFGLVEVPRIGWIMSIAQPGKERLHGIFFGWHAGFAWALYGLFALHIAGALKHQWIDRHRELQRMWP; encoded by the coding sequence ATCCGAGGCGACGTGACACGCAGCGACAAATACACGCGGCCGGCGATCGTGCTGCACTGGCTGATTGCGTTGCTGATCGGCATCAACGTGGCGCTCGGCCTGCTTGCGGACAGCCTGCCCGAGAACTGGATCCGGCCCGCGATCGACGGGCACAAGTCGATTGGACTGACCGTGCTGGGTTTAGTCGCCCTTCGCATCCTGTGGCGCGTTACCCACGCGCCGCCGCCGCTGCCGCATTATGCCGGCTGGGAGAAGACCGCGTCGCACCTCGCCCATTTCGCGCTCTACGTGGTGATCGTCGGCCTGCCGCTGACCGGCTGGATGCACGACAGCGCCTTCAAGGCCGCCGCTGAGCATCCGCTGACCCTGTTCGGCCTCGTCGAGGTGCCGCGCATCGGCTGGATCATGAGCATCGCCCAGCCCGGCAAGGAGCGGCTGCACGGTATCTTCTTCGGCTGGCACGCGGGATTTGCGTGGGCGCTGTACGGGCTGTTCGCGCTGCACATCGCGGGGGCGCTCAAGCACCAGTGGATCGACCGGCACCGCGAGTTGCAGCGAATGTGGCCGTAG
- a CDS encoding glycosyltransferase gives MGHVAAREGSVLPSSLQTSLHAHSPRFAAPPTPLASLLVHGGVALLWVLLFGGAFFFTGVFAWSVGLVYIAYDTVLLGFTAIQTWTLRRLQPLPERGTPVRLGVIVAAYNEAAVLPITLDALFGQADAPELIVVADDGSSDGTAALLTERFGLVQPLLGGLSAPSPSHPSLRWLRLPHGGKAAALNVALAAIDAEVVLTVDADTLLEPDAIRAVRAAFAADPRLVATTGVLAPVCDTSVGGRLFEWFQRYEYIRNFLSRFAWARLDSLLLISGAFAGFRRDAVLSVGGFDPDCLVEDYELIHRLRRHSALSGLGWHTAVVGGARARTTAPATLPAFLAQRRRWFGGFLQTQYWYRDMVGDRRYGALGRWMLPVKAFDTLQPVFGLTAFALLVFYLLTGRVHVLLPVALVIAAKIAIDLAFHLWSLVLYRRWAGGAPMGVAAAVLASLLEPFSFQLLRHTGAALGWVTFLTGRQTWSAQSRGGLVKA, from the coding sequence ATGGGCCATGTTGCCGCTCGCGAAGGGTCCGTCTTGCCGTCCAGCCTCCAGACTTCGCTCCACGCACACTCACCGCGATTTGCAGCCCCGCCGACGCCGCTCGCGAGCCTGCTCGTCCACGGCGGCGTGGCGCTGCTGTGGGTGCTGCTGTTCGGCGGCGCCTTCTTTTTCACGGGCGTATTCGCCTGGAGCGTGGGCCTCGTCTACATCGCCTACGACACCGTGCTGCTGGGGTTCACGGCGATCCAGACCTGGACGCTGCGGCGGCTTCAGCCGTTGCCGGAGCGGGGCACGCCCGTGCGCCTTGGCGTCATCGTCGCCGCGTACAATGAGGCGGCGGTCCTGCCGATCACGCTCGACGCCTTGTTCGGCCAAGCCGACGCGCCCGAACTGATCGTCGTTGCCGACGATGGGTCGAGCGACGGCACCGCGGCGTTGCTGACGGAGCGATTCGGGCTCGTCCAGCCGCTGCTCGGCGGGTTGAGCGCACCGAGCCCTAGCCACCCGAGCCTGCGCTGGCTACGCCTGCCCCACGGCGGCAAGGCGGCGGCGCTGAACGTCGCACTGGCAGCGATCGATGCGGAGGTCGTGTTAACGGTCGATGCCGACACGCTGCTGGAGCCAGACGCGATCCGGGCCGTGCGCGCCGCCTTCGCGGCCGATCCCCGGCTGGTCGCGACTACCGGCGTGCTGGCGCCGGTTTGCGACACCTCCGTCGGCGGCCGGCTGTTCGAGTGGTTCCAGCGCTACGAATACATTCGCAACTTCCTGTCCCGCTTTGCCTGGGCCCGGCTCGACTCGCTGCTGCTGATTTCGGGCGCGTTCGCCGGCTTCCGGCGCGATGCGGTGCTCAGCGTCGGCGGGTTCGACCCCGATTGCCTGGTCGAGGATTATGAGTTGATCCACCGCCTCCGCCGTCATTCGGCGCTCAGCGGACTGGGCTGGCACACGGCCGTTGTCGGCGGGGCACGCGCCCGCACCACCGCGCCCGCGACGTTGCCGGCGTTCCTCGCGCAGCGGCGGCGCTGGTTCGGCGGTTTCCTGCAGACCCAATACTGGTACCGCGACATGGTCGGTGACCGCCGCTACGGCGCGCTGGGCCGGTGGATGTTGCCGGTCAAGGCGTTCGACACGCTGCAGCCCGTATTCGGCCTGACCGCGTTCGCGCTGCTGGTCTTCTACCTCCTCACGGGCCGCGTCCACGTGCTGCTGCCGGTGGCGCTGGTGATCGCGGCCAAGATCGCCATCGACCTTGCCTTCCACCTCTGGTCGCTCGTGCTCTACCGGCGTTGGGCGGGCGGGGCGCCAATGGGCGTTGCTGCGGCGGTGCTCGCCTCGCTGCTCGAGCCGTTCAGTTTTCAGCTGCTCCGCCACACCGGTGCGGCGCTGGGCTGGGTGACCTTCCTGACCGGTCGGCAGACCTGGAGCGCGCAGAGCCGTGGCGGGCTGGTCAAGGCCTGA